Proteins encoded by one window of Arachis hypogaea cultivar Tifrunner chromosome 1, arahy.Tifrunner.gnm2.J5K5, whole genome shotgun sequence:
- the LOC112704839 gene encoding uncharacterized protein, which yields MDRTWIEKPRTTKEYQDGVNGFLDFAFARAAISDRICCPCPRCAFGKWHKRDTVQDHLLLKPFSKNFLVWNRHGEIQPAEPSSIEVQATPYQENPLNTLINDVFGHHGDEGITGVNDAVIDNGGEDIADERLHEASFDDGSEFNEFVRDGNEKLHEGSKCTKLEFIIKLYHIKVLCRISDNAMTMILNLLRDTFDGIQLPSSFYLAKQVICKLGLEYTKIDTSPNDCMLYLDDNPDNVQDTWKYCGISRWSPKKKKKKQAAKILQYFPLKPRLKRLYICSKTAEHMQWHNSAPARDGLLRLPRDGQAWKDFNATHTLFAEEPRNVLLGLAIDGFNPFGALSSTNSVWPVFLIPYNLPPWMCMHHTSFILSMIIPGKKSPGNKIDVYLQPLIDELKDFMERWCGDL from the coding sequence ATGGATAGAACTTGGATTGAAAAACCTCGAACAACAAAAGAATACCAAGACGGCGTAAATGGATTCCTTGATTTTGCTTTTGCGAGAGCGGCCATTTCGGATAGAATATGTTGTCCATGTCCACGGTGTGCGTTTGGAAAATGGCATAAAAGGGACACAGTTCAGGATCACTTGCTCTTAAAGCCGTTTTCCAAGAATTTTCTTGTTTGGAATCGTCATGGTGAGATACAACCTGCTGAGCCAAGTAGTATAGAAGTGCAAGCGACACCATATCAAGAGAATCCATTAAACACATTAATCAATGATGTATTCGGCCACCATGGGGATGAAGGTATAACGGGAGTGAATGATGCAGTTATAGACAATGGAGGTGAAGACATCGCAGATGAAAGATTACATGAAGCCTCTTTTGATGATGGTAGCGAGTTCAATGAATTTGTAAGAGACGGAAATGAAAAGTTGCATGAGGGCAGTAAATGCACAAAGTTGGAGTTTATAATCAAATTGTATCACATAAAGGTTTTGTGTAGAATAAGTGATAATGCCATGACTATGATATTGAATTTGTTGAGAGATACATTTGATGGAATACAGTTGCCTTCTAGTTTTTATTTGGCCAAGCAAGTAATTTGCAAACTTGGCCTGGAATATACTAAGATAGATACTTCCCCAAACGATTGTATGTTATATCTAGATGACAATCCAGATAACGTACAAGACACATGGAAGTATTGCGGTATATCTAGATGGAGccctaagaaaaaaaagaaaaagcaagctgcAAAAATTTTGCAATACTTTCCATTGAAGCCAAGGTTGAAAAGATTATATATATGTAGCAAGACGGCTGAGCACATGCAATGGCATAATTCTGCACCTGCAAGAGATGGATTACTGAGACTTCCAAGGGACGGCCAAGCGTGGAAGGATTTTAATGCTACGCACACTTTGTTTGCCGAAGAGCCACGAAATGTTCTCTTAGGTCTTGCAATTGATGGTTTTAATCCCTTTGGAGCCTTGAGTTCTACCAATAGCGTTTGGCCTGTGTTCCTGATTCCATACAATCTTCCGCCTTGGATGTGTATGCATCACACTTCTTTCATCTTATCAATGATTATTCCAGGAAAGAAGTCTCCGGGAAATAAGATAGATGTGTACTTGCAGCCCCTTATAGATGAATTGAAAGATTTTATGGAACGATGGTGTGGAGACCTTTGA